One Campylobacter concisus DNA segment encodes these proteins:
- the lptB gene encoding LPS export ABC transporter ATP-binding protein yields the protein MHKLEVKDLKKTIKKSEIIKGISLEVNSGEVVGLLGPNGAGKTTTFYMICGLISPTSGDVFLNDEKITNVPLHKRAHLGIGYLPQESSIFKELSVEENLLLGAEILNQSKEDISKRVNEMLNMLNIEPIRLRKGVSLSGGERRRCEIARSLIIKPKFLLLDEPFAGVDPIAVSDIQSIVRDLKKLGIGVLITDHNVRETLAICDRAYVIKDGSLLASGSASEVANNKLVRTHYLGEEFKLLE from the coding sequence GTGCATAAACTAGAAGTAAAAGATCTAAAAAAGACGATTAAGAAAAGTGAGATCATAAAAGGTATATCTTTAGAGGTAAATAGTGGCGAAGTGGTGGGGCTTCTTGGGCCAAATGGCGCTGGAAAGACGACCACTTTTTATATGATCTGCGGGCTCATCTCGCCAACTAGCGGAGATGTTTTTTTAAATGATGAAAAGATCACAAATGTCCCGCTTCATAAAAGAGCGCACCTTGGTATTGGCTATTTGCCGCAAGAGTCAAGCATATTTAAAGAGCTAAGCGTAGAAGAAAATTTACTCCTTGGCGCTGAAATTTTAAATCAAAGCAAAGAAGATATCTCTAAAAGAGTAAATGAGATGCTAAATATGCTAAATATCGAGCCTATCCGTCTAAGAAAGGGCGTTAGCCTAAGTGGTGGCGAGCGCAGACGCTGTGAGATCGCTAGAAGTCTTATCATAAAGCCAAAATTTTTGCTGCTTGATGAGCCATTCGCAGGCGTTGATCCTATCGCAGTTAGCGACATACAAAGCATCGTTAGAGACCTTAAAAAGCTAGGTATCGGCGTTTTGATAACTGACCACAACGTCCGTGAGACGCTAGCCATTTGCGACAGAGCCTACGTCATCAAAGATGGCTCGCTGCTAGCAAGCGGCAGTGCGAGCGAAGTAGCAAACAACAAGCTCGTTAGAACGCACTATCTTGGCGAAGAATTTAAGCTACTTGAGTAG
- the tsaE gene encoding tRNA (adenosine(37)-N6)-threonylcarbamoyltransferase complex ATPase subunit type 1 TsaE, with the protein MVFELLENELDGLVQVLPKSGVVLLSGDLASGKTTLVKAIIKAHGIDESVTSPTFSLMQIYGKDIYHYDIYQIGFDGMAKNGLFENLFEEGLHLVEWGDENLEKALKKNGESYTLVKISPSKNGRKYEVISA; encoded by the coding sequence ATGGTTTTTGAGCTTTTAGAAAATGAGCTTGATGGGCTTGTGCAGGTGCTGCCAAAAAGTGGCGTGGTGCTACTAAGTGGCGATCTAGCAAGTGGCAAAACGACGCTTGTAAAAGCGATCATCAAGGCGCACGGCATAGACGAGAGCGTGACGTCGCCCACATTTTCTTTGATGCAAATTTATGGTAAAGATATCTACCACTACGACATCTATCAGATTGGATTTGACGGGATGGCAAAAAACGGCCTTTTTGAAAATTTGTTTGAAGAGGGGCTTCATCTAGTAGAGTGGGGCGATGAAAATTTAGAAAAAGCTCTAAAGAAAAACGGCGAGAGCTATACGTTAGTAAAAATTTCTCCTAGCAAAAATGGCAGAAAATACGAGGTTATAAGTGCATAA
- a CDS encoding RNA-binding S4 domain-containing protein: MRVDKFLNVVNITKRRAVSEDMCKSGVVSINGVQAKAAKDVKIGDVITIKFLAREARYEVLAIPTTKSIPKSAQSEYVKEL, encoded by the coding sequence ATGAGAGTAGATAAATTTTTAAACGTAGTAAATATCACCAAAAGGCGTGCCGTTAGCGAAGATATGTGCAAAAGCGGCGTTGTGAGTATAAACGGCGTGCAGGCAAAAGCGGCAAAAGATGTTAAGATCGGCGACGTGATCACCATCAAATTTCTAGCTCGTGAGGCGAGATATGAGGTGCTAGCGATCCCAACTACAAAAAGCATACCAAAAAGCGCCCAGAGCGAATATGTAAAAGAGCTTTGA
- a CDS encoding alpha/beta hydrolase, translating into MVKAFKFLLFTLGVTQILHAGPSQTPEPLSQKAASKFEISTFKMSANDEIYKIYTAKLKGQDKFKNVLFLLDANAQFNMLLNEFDGKAAPLIIGIGYDSNKSYEVEKRTRDLTPKAEGEEFSKGGGADAFYHFLTRNLVPLIDEKFNVQNSQKSLYGHSFGGLFTLYALLKNEGIFSNFFIASPSLWWGESEILKQNVSEGKFKEKLKAKFVFLSVGELEKRKGKTDKAGILKASDLAQILKQSGVNSHFEFFKNETHGSVIPLNLKELLKYLKD; encoded by the coding sequence ATGGTAAAAGCCTTTAAATTTTTACTTTTTACACTTGGCGTGACGCAAATTTTGCATGCAGGACCTAGCCAAACGCCTGAGCCACTTAGCCAAAAAGCTGCTAGTAAATTTGAAATTTCAACCTTTAAAATGAGCGCAAATGATGAAATTTATAAAATTTACACAGCCAAGCTAAAGGGGCAAGATAAGTTTAAAAATGTGCTTTTCTTGCTTGATGCAAACGCCCAGTTTAACATGCTTTTAAATGAATTTGATGGCAAGGCTGCCCCACTAATAATAGGCATAGGATATGACAGCAACAAAAGCTACGAGGTAGAAAAACGCACAAGAGATCTCACGCCAAAGGCAGAGGGCGAGGAGTTTAGCAAAGGTGGGGGTGCAGATGCGTTTTACCACTTTTTAACAAGAAATTTAGTGCCATTAATTGATGAAAAATTTAACGTGCAAAATAGCCAAAAAAGCCTTTATGGACACTCTTTTGGCGGTCTTTTTACGCTCTATGCCTTGCTTAAAAACGAGGGCATATTTTCAAATTTCTTTATCGCTTCACCATCTCTTTGGTGGGGTGAGTCTGAAATTTTAAAGCAAAACGTGAGCGAAGGTAAATTTAAAGAGAAACTAAAGGCTAAATTTGTCTTTCTTAGCGTTGGCGAGCTTGAAAAGAGAAAAGGCAAAACTGACAAAGCTGGCATTTTAAAGGCGAGTGATCTAGCCCAAATTTTAAAGCAAAGTGGGGTAAATTCTCACTTTGAGTTTTTTAAAAATGAAACCCATGGCAGTGTCATACCTCTAAATTTAAAAGAGCTTTTAAAATATCTAAAGGATTAA
- a CDS encoding TonB-dependent receptor domain-containing protein, producing MNRSKFIAICLSACVANSLYAVEKENNETKLDGVVVSASGFSQQIKEAPASISVISGDELTKDSFTSLHSIAQKVPGVNVVGGEDGPASGISIRGMEKSQTLVLIDGKRVNSSSANPKGGAGDMNSNFIPPAEAIERIEVIRGPMSSLYGSDAVGGVINIITKKDFSKFSGNVGISTTINTHKGIGDGRQGDFYLNLPLYKDLFALQLWGYKKLRDEDNYKGGYQKSDKRNLSAKLWITPDEHNKFFILGSNERHDYSRTVGKTATIKTNKVLNAYDYEKKSYGVGYLGEFDSLNADISYIYDETQRTSLFDSLIPAKAKNHNFNSKFTTFFGAHTLTFGYDFSKQNVGTTFIVSNASRNGLKDPKTYSMSEHAGFIEDEWQILDEKLFLTLGSRLTHNEFFGNHLSPRAYLVYNATDTLSLKGGVATGYKTPNVNQISPEVGTIQGGWRIVDFGNKDLKPEKSTTYEVGAYYDNQADFRGSVTLFRNEFKDKILDTDGSNVNKIPAFGTCTNAPDVTCPGWGTYFNIEGATVWGVELSGDYDILSNLNLSSNYTYNKSKIKTGNPTINTPRGPMKFSETDLARLDGKSLTATPEHTLHATLTYKPVKSVKTFFGANYESKLTSVNFGAGNRVRENTKDLLTFDTGVSWDANKHLTLSLNAYNIFDKVRYDETLADDGNYYWYPQEGRRFWFKVAAKW from the coding sequence GTGAATAGATCAAAATTTATCGCCATTTGCCTTAGTGCTTGTGTGGCAAATTCTCTCTATGCAGTAGAGAAAGAGAACAACGAAACTAAGCTAGATGGCGTCGTAGTAAGTGCGAGTGGCTTTTCGCAGCAAATCAAAGAAGCCCCTGCAAGCATCAGCGTGATAAGTGGCGATGAGCTTACAAAAGATAGCTTTACCTCACTTCACTCAATCGCGCAAAAAGTGCCAGGCGTAAATGTTGTCGGTGGCGAGGATGGTCCAGCTAGTGGTATCTCGATACGCGGCATGGAGAAGTCTCAAACGCTAGTTTTAATTGATGGCAAAAGAGTGAATTCAAGCAGCGCAAATCCAAAGGGTGGAGCAGGGGATATGAACTCAAATTTCATCCCGCCAGCTGAGGCTATCGAGCGTATAGAGGTCATCCGTGGCCCTATGAGTTCGCTTTATGGTAGCGACGCGGTTGGAGGCGTTATAAATATCATTACCAAAAAGGATTTTTCAAAATTTAGTGGCAACGTCGGCATCTCAACCACGATAAACACTCACAAAGGCATAGGCGACGGCAGACAAGGCGACTTTTATCTAAATTTACCTCTTTATAAGGACCTTTTCGCGCTTCAGCTTTGGGGATACAAAAAGCTAAGAGATGAGGATAATTACAAAGGCGGCTATCAAAAGAGCGATAAGAGAAATTTGAGTGCAAAGCTTTGGATCACGCCAGATGAACACAATAAATTTTTCATCCTTGGTTCAAACGAAAGGCACGACTACTCGCGCACAGTCGGCAAAACAGCCACTATAAAGACAAATAAGGTTTTAAACGCTTATGACTACGAGAAAAAGAGCTATGGCGTGGGCTATCTTGGCGAATTTGATAGCCTAAATGCCGATATCAGCTACATTTATGATGAGACGCAAAGAACGAGCCTTTTTGACAGCCTCATACCTGCAAAAGCTAAAAATCACAACTTTAACTCAAAATTTACAACATTTTTTGGCGCACACACTCTAACTTTTGGCTATGACTTTAGTAAGCAAAATGTCGGTACAACCTTTATCGTCTCAAACGCTTCAAGAAACGGCTTAAAAGACCCAAAGACCTACTCGATGAGCGAACATGCGGGATTTATCGAAGATGAGTGGCAAATTTTAGATGAGAAGCTCTTTTTAACGCTTGGCTCAAGGCTCACACACAACGAATTTTTTGGTAACCACCTCTCGCCAAGAGCCTATCTAGTCTATAACGCCACAGATACGCTAAGCCTAAAAGGTGGCGTAGCGACTGGCTATAAAACACCTAATGTCAATCAAATTTCTCCAGAAGTAGGCACTATCCAAGGTGGCTGGAGGATAGTTGATTTTGGCAACAAGGACCTAAAGCCAGAAAAGAGCACGACTTATGAAGTCGGGGCATATTATGACAATCAGGCTGATTTTAGAGGCTCGGTAACGCTTTTTAGAAATGAATTTAAAGATAAGATCCTAGACACAGACGGCAGTAACGTAAATAAAATTCCAGCCTTTGGCACTTGCACAAATGCACCAGACGTTACTTGCCCTGGCTGGGGAACTTACTTTAACATTGAAGGTGCGACCGTTTGGGGTGTGGAGCTAAGTGGCGACTATGACATCCTTTCAAATCTAAATTTAAGCTCAAACTACACCTATAATAAGTCAAAGATAAAAACTGGCAACCCAACGATAAATACGCCAAGAGGTCCTATGAAATTTAGCGAGACAGACCTAGCTAGACTTGATGGTAAAAGCCTAACAGCAACGCCAGAGCACACACTTCACGCCACGCTTACATATAAGCCTGTAAAAAGCGTCAAGACATTTTTTGGCGCAAACTATGAGAGCAAGCTAACAAGCGTAAATTTTGGTGCTGGCAACAGAGTAAGAGAGAACACAAAAGACCTACTCACCTTTGATACAGGCGTCAGCTGGGACGCAAACAAGCACCTAACTCTTAGCCTAAATGCCTACAACATCTTTGATAAAGTAAGATACGATGAGACGCTAGCAGACGATGGCAACTACTACTGGTATCCGCAAGAGGGCAGGAGATTTTGGTTTAAGGTCGCTGCAAAATGGTAA
- a CDS encoding methyl-accepting chemotaxis protein: MFGKKLDSINEILSVVGSARNGILEPRIVNVKENDPLYEVALGINDLLDQVEALQREISTSIDAAQSGLTYRNIFTEGFRGIFKQNAISMSNGVTGIKDSHKSKVRGLLSKELDTLGNGNDGIEDVRNDLNESIKNLSQMALMAKDTARIAEDTTHSINELSVNMSSLEELIEGSSHAISTLNSRTDDITSVVNLIKDIAEQTNLLALNAAIEAARAGEHGRGFAVVADEVRKLAENTQKATHEIGVNIQTLQQEAKDIDENSKKIDEISKIATANVENFKQTLASFNQNAKETAQRSKYVEDKTFGIIAKIAIIVYKVGVYSDTVNEQGYGDDIAKDADDLVAWYENECAKSFSHTKIYEKSRHLVDEFNKNIKAILTEAGKGYNEKNLKHFVTEFRKLEDLSREIFSSYNEMVASK, from the coding sequence ATGTTTGGAAAAAAACTTGACTCTATAAATGAAATTTTAAGCGTAGTAGGCTCAGCTAGAAACGGCATCTTAGAGCCTAGGATAGTAAATGTAAAAGAAAATGACCCACTTTATGAAGTAGCACTTGGCATAAATGACTTGCTTGATCAAGTTGAGGCGCTTCAAAGAGAAATTTCAACCTCAATAGATGCTGCTCAAAGCGGACTAACATATAGAAATATCTTTACAGAGGGATTTCGCGGTATATTTAAACAAAATGCCATTTCTATGAGTAATGGCGTAACTGGCATAAAAGATAGTCACAAAAGTAAAGTAAGAGGTCTGCTTTCAAAAGAGCTTGATACACTTGGCAATGGCAACGACGGCATAGAAGATGTTAGAAACGATCTAAATGAGAGTATCAAAAACCTTAGCCAAATGGCACTCATGGCAAAAGATACGGCTAGAATCGCCGAGGATACGACGCACAGCATCAATGAGCTAAGCGTAAATATGAGCTCGCTTGAGGAGCTGATAGAGGGCTCAAGCCACGCTATAAGCACGCTAAATAGCAGAACAGACGACATCACTTCAGTTGTAAATTTGATAAAAGATATAGCTGAGCAGACAAATTTACTAGCTCTAAACGCAGCCATCGAGGCAGCACGCGCAGGTGAGCATGGACGCGGCTTTGCTGTTGTCGCTGATGAGGTTAGAAAACTAGCTGAAAATACCCAAAAAGCGACACACGAGATCGGCGTAAATATCCAAACACTTCAGCAAGAAGCCAAAGATATAGATGAAAACTCTAAAAAGATAGATGAAATTTCAAAGATCGCCACAGCAAATGTCGAAAATTTCAAACAAACTTTAGCTAGCTTTAACCAAAATGCAAAAGAGACAGCCCAAAGATCAAAATATGTAGAAGACAAGACCTTTGGCATCATCGCAAAGATAGCTATCATCGTTTATAAAGTGGGTGTTTATTCAGACACTGTAAATGAGCAGGGTTACGGCGACGATATAGCAAAAGACGCAGATGATCTTGTAGCGTGGTATGAAAATGAGTGCGCAAAGAGCTTTAGTCACACTAAAATTTACGAAAAATCACGCCATTTAGTGGATGAGTTTAACAAAAACATCAAAGCCATCTTGACAGAAGCTGGCAAGGGCTATAACGAGAAAAATTTAAAACATTTTGTCACTGAGTTTAGAAAGCTTGAAGATCTTAGCAGAGAGATATTTAGCTCATACAACGAAATGGTCGCTTCAAAATAA
- a CDS encoding PAS domain-containing protein, which yields MSENKEHMVEESAFLVSKTDLKGRITYCNEPFLKIVGAKQAEVLGKPHNIIRHPDMPRVVFKLLWERIKNKEEIFAYVKNKSFDGGYYWVFANITTSLDVQNNPVGYYSVRRKPNPKAIEVIEPIYQKLLSVEKSGGMDASMKFLTEFLKEKNISYDEFINNLQRL from the coding sequence ATGTCTGAAAACAAAGAACATATGGTCGAAGAGAGCGCCTTTTTGGTCTCAAAGACCGACTTAAAAGGACGTATTACATATTGTAACGAGCCATTTTTAAAGATAGTTGGAGCTAAACAAGCTGAAGTTTTGGGTAAGCCTCATAACATCATAAGACACCCAGATATGCCAAGAGTAGTTTTCAAGCTACTTTGGGAGCGCATAAAAAATAAAGAAGAAATTTTTGCTTATGTTAAAAACAAAAGCTTTGATGGTGGATATTACTGGGTTTTTGCAAATATCACAACTTCGCTTGATGTACAAAATAATCCAGTTGGCTACTACTCAGTTAGACGCAAGCCAAATCCAAAGGCGATTGAGGTGATAGAGCCTATATATCAAAAGTTATTATCGGTAGAAAAGAGCGGTGGCATGGATGCTTCGATGAAATTTTTAACTGAATTTTTAAAAGAAAAAAATATAAGTTATGATGAATTTATAAATAACCTACAAAGGCTATAA
- a CDS encoding type II secretion system F family protein, whose product MKYFEVEYIQNGKRHKMSLRANNKSEIKDKANVTGMIVKIKETQTSSINNFENLQNVIAKAFTNPKVKIPNLVATIRQLSVMTNAGISIHDSIKEVANSTEDKRLKFIFQTIDEELNQGSSLTNSIENFKEELGDVTLAMIRLGESTGNMADALAKLASILQEVWDNQQKFKKAIRYPITVICAIIIAFVILMILVVPQFREIFEQLNAELPLPTKILLNIEYVMTNYGFYILGALAFIGYLLRKYYLESEEFQDKVDKYLLKVYLIGKIIFYSNMSRFNLIFTELVRAGLPIADALDTAVITVSNKDIKKKLSGVKILVGRGVSLTEAFRDTNLYENMLIQMISAGEQSGSLDDMTGKVTDYYRMKFNDIIDNISNYIEPILLVFIAGMVLLLALGIFLPMWDLSKAVKN is encoded by the coding sequence ATGAAATACTTTGAGGTTGAGTACATCCAAAACGGCAAACGCCATAAGATGAGCCTAAGAGCGAACAATAAAAGCGAGATCAAAGATAAAGCAAATGTCACTGGCATGATCGTAAAGATCAAGGAGACGCAAACTTCTAGCATAAATAACTTTGAAAATTTACAAAATGTGATCGCAAAGGCTTTTACTAATCCAAAGGTCAAAATCCCAAATTTAGTTGCCACCATAAGACAGCTTAGCGTTATGACAAATGCTGGAATTTCTATCCACGATAGCATTAAAGAGGTTGCAAACTCCACCGAGGATAAGCGCCTGAAATTTATATTTCAGACTATAGATGAGGAGCTAAATCAAGGCTCAAGCCTCACAAATAGCATAGAAAATTTTAAAGAAGAGCTAGGCGACGTGACGCTTGCGATGATAAGGCTAGGGGAAAGCACTGGTAATATGGCTGACGCGCTTGCAAAGCTCGCCTCTATCTTGCAAGAGGTCTGGGACAATCAGCAAAAATTTAAAAAAGCTATCCGCTATCCGATAACAGTCATCTGCGCGATCATCATAGCCTTTGTCATCCTTATGATACTTGTTGTGCCGCAGTTTAGAGAAATTTTCGAGCAGTTAAATGCAGAGCTACCACTGCCAACTAAAATTTTGCTAAATATCGAATATGTCATGACAAACTACGGCTTTTATATCCTTGGAGCACTTGCATTTATCGGATATTTGCTTAGAAAATACTATCTTGAGAGTGAAGAATTTCAAGATAAGGTCGATAAATACCTTTTGAAAGTCTATCTCATTGGTAAGATCATATTTTATTCAAATATGAGCAGGTTTAACCTCATCTTTACAGAGCTTGTTCGAGCTGGTTTGCCTATAGCAGATGCCCTTGATACGGCTGTGATAACGGTCTCAAACAAGGATATCAAAAAGAAGCTAAGCGGCGTTAAGATACTTGTTGGTAGGGGCGTTAGCCTAACGGAGGCTTTTAGAGATACAAATTTATATGAAAATATGCTCATACAGATGATAAGCGCTGGTGAGCAAAGCGGTAGCTTAGACGATATGACTGGAAAAGTTACTGACTATTACAGGATGAAATTTAACGATATTATTGATAACATCTCAAACTATATCGAGCCTATCTTGCTCGTTTTTATAGCGGGCATGGTGCTTTTACTAGCTCTTGGTATATTTTTGCCGATGTGGGATCTATCAAAAGCCGTTAAAAACTAA
- a CDS encoding GspE/PulE family protein, producing MKNVENVILKNIEQNGKLSTSDIEKIKQISEQEGKGLVKILRDENLLNDDDFMEILSDIYRRGHVNIDEISNDLELDIKAFVKFISEKFKVLYFDLDDIDIDYRISEKLSTAQLKTYSAIPVKEDEISVYVAFKNPFDVIAQDKVQNLFNRKLLKVAIAQPTQIEKYISKLALNESIKDVITEIRRELSSSASQGQNSENSGILKLIEIILKTSIQSRASDIHIEPTETNCIVRSRIDGMLSETFIFDKDIYPPMVSRMKLLSNMDIAERRRPQDGRFSAQILDKEYDFRISTLPILNGESIVLRILDKSKVIINLEDLGMHPDNFAKFKKSMKAPYGIILVTGPTGSGKTTTLYGALNDIKSVKTKIITVEDPVEYQLNMIQQVHVNEKAGLTFVSALRSILRQDPDVIMIGEIRDQETLRIAIQAALTGHLVFSTLHTNDAISALPRMIDMGIEPYLVSGALVCIEAQRLVRKLCPHCKQKITLSQKAFDEVKKFVPENYQFYKSVGCPQCSQTGYLGREMISEILPISDHIASMVANGASKDELKSVAYEEGFIDMFHDGVIRAANGITTLEEVYRVAKI from the coding sequence ATGAAAAATGTAGAAAATGTAATCTTAAAAAATATAGAACAAAACGGCAAACTAAGCACATCAGATATAGAAAAGATAAAGCAGATAAGCGAGCAAGAAGGCAAAGGCCTTGTTAAAATTTTAAGAGATGAAAATTTACTAAATGACGATGACTTTATGGAAATTTTGTCTGATATTTATAGGAGGGGGCATGTAAATATCGATGAAATTTCAAACGACCTTGAGCTTGATATCAAGGCTTTTGTTAAATTTATAAGCGAGAAATTTAAGGTTTTATACTTTGATCTTGATGATATCGACATCGACTATCGCATCAGCGAAAAGCTAAGCACCGCTCAACTAAAGACATATAGCGCGATCCCAGTAAAAGAAGATGAGATAAGCGTATATGTCGCTTTTAAAAATCCATTTGACGTTATCGCTCAAGATAAGGTGCAAAATTTATTTAATAGAAAACTACTAAAAGTTGCCATTGCTCAGCCAACTCAGATAGAAAAATATATAAGCAAGCTAGCACTAAATGAGAGCATAAAAGATGTTATAACAGAGATCAGAAGAGAGCTTTCAAGCTCGGCTAGCCAAGGTCAAAACAGTGAAAACTCTGGAATTTTAAAGCTAATCGAGATCATCTTAAAAACATCTATCCAAAGCAGAGCCAGCGACATCCACATCGAGCCAACCGAGACAAACTGCATCGTAAGAAGCAGGATCGATGGCATGCTAAGTGAGACATTTATATTTGATAAAGATATCTATCCGCCGATGGTTAGCCGTATGAAGCTACTTTCAAATATGGATATCGCAGAGCGCCGCCGCCCACAAGATGGTAGATTTTCAGCTCAAATTTTAGACAAAGAGTATGATTTTCGTATCTCGACGCTACCTATCTTAAACGGTGAAAGTATAGTATTAAGAATTCTTGATAAGTCAAAGGTCATTATAAATTTAGAAGACCTCGGCATGCATCCTGATAACTTTGCCAAATTTAAAAAGAGCATGAAAGCGCCTTATGGTATCATTTTAGTCACTGGTCCAACAGGATCAGGTAAGACTACTACACTTTATGGTGCGCTAAATGATATAAAAAGCGTAAAAACTAAGATCATAACAGTTGAAGACCCGGTTGAGTATCAGCTAAATATGATCCAACAAGTGCATGTAAATGAAAAGGCTGGTCTTACCTTTGTTTCAGCGCTCCGTTCTATTTTGAGACAAGACCCAGATGTCATAATGATAGGCGAGATCAGGGATCAAGAGACACTTCGCATAGCGATACAAGCAGCACTTACTGGTCACCTTGTCTTTTCTACACTTCACACAAATGACGCCATAAGCGCACTTCCTCGTATGATAGATATGGGCATCGAGCCTTATCTAGTAAGTGGCGCGCTCGTTTGCATAGAGGCTCAAAGGCTTGTTAGAAAGCTCTGCCCACACTGCAAACAAAAGATTACTCTATCTCAAAAGGCATTTGACGAGGTTAAGAAATTTGTCCCTGAAAACTATCAGTTTTATAAAAGCGTCGGATGTCCGCAATGCTCACAAACAGGATATCTAGGTCGTGAGATGATAAGTGAAATTTTGCCTATTAGCGACCATATAGCAAGTATGGTTGCAAATGGTGCTTCTAAAGATGAGCTTAAAAGCGTAGCTTACGAAGAGGGCTTTATAGATATGTTTCATGATGGCGTCATAAGAGCGGCAAATGGCATAACCACACTTGAAGAAGTTTATAGGGTTGCTAAGATATGA
- a CDS encoding CDC27 family protein has product MLEPQEIQRLEKLYESYKKKNGGFLHKIFNAKNSKILIIELLLIIILLAALIVLSIEKAPSLANKSDKVLAKNATTIKMVEKNETNVSVLSELRQKSEVAKAKFEEGKKQDELADKIAKKLEEVVKINETNDTSKNDPKRQRNSQGWLKLNIPDEEPLTEQNGINGISVPQDEVIDLESKPARKRVNIQVTSASNEESVLREQFLKTNNPTIALELARLNFRNNNFKEAIKWSLAANDIDNSLEESWIIFAKSKYKLKQSDDAVKALREYNKNLNKASINELINKIKSGTL; this is encoded by the coding sequence ATGCTTGAACCACAAGAAATTCAAAGACTAGAAAAGCTTTATGAGAGCTACAAGAAAAAAAATGGTGGCTTTTTGCATAAAATTTTTAATGCCAAAAACTCTAAAATTTTAATCATCGAGCTTTTGCTTATCATCATTTTGCTGGCTGCATTGATAGTGCTTAGCATAGAAAAAGCTCCAAGTCTTGCTAATAAAAGCGATAAAGTTTTAGCCAAAAATGCAACCACAATAAAAATGGTAGAAAAAAATGAGACAAATGTAAGCGTTCTTAGTGAGCTAAGGCAAAAGAGCGAGGTTGCTAAGGCTAAATTTGAAGAGGGTAAAAAGCAAGATGAGCTAGCTGACAAGATAGCTAAAAAGCTTGAAGAGGTTGTAAAGATAAACGAGACAAACGATACTTCGAAAAATGACCCAAAAAGGCAAAGAAACTCACAAGGTTGGCTTAAGCTAAACATCCCTGATGAAGAGCCACTTACCGAGCAAAATGGTATAAATGGCATAAGCGTGCCACAAGATGAAGTGATAGATCTTGAGTCAAAGCCAGCTAGAAAGCGTGTAAATATACAAGTAACTTCAGCATCAAATGAAGAGAGCGTGCTAAGAGAACAATTTTTAAAGACAAATAATCCAACTATTGCGCTCGAGCTTGCGAGATTAAATTTTAGAAATAATAATTTCAAAGAAGCTATAAAGTGGTCGCTTGCTGCAAACGATATAGATAATAGCTTAGAGGAGTCATGGATCATCTTTGCAAAGTCAAAATATAAGCTAAAGCAAAGCGATGATGCCGTAAAAGCTCTAAGGGAGTATAATAAAAACTTAAACAAAGCTTCGATAAATGAGCTTATAAATAAGATAAAAAGTGGAACATTATGA